From Sander lucioperca isolate FBNREF2018 chromosome 14, SLUC_FBN_1.2, whole genome shotgun sequence, the proteins below share one genomic window:
- the pip5kl1 gene encoding phosphatidylinositol 4-phosphate 5-kinase-like protein 1, with protein MEMSAAAGSLGMSGHRQRSVKRRRWGGLRQQWKLLGLFEIDQQHEFYSLTCMMKEGLAAATQNTIDNAPANELSDDDFRLKVTQIHKDFTMETFAGPVFSSLRGSLGMTEQEYQQSLCSENCYLQFISNSKSKADFFLTNDKRFFLKTQNKREIKFLLSNLKIYMEHLRKYPHSLLVKFLGVHRIKIPHRRKKYFIVMQSVFYPDDRIIARYDIKGCEVSRWTAPAPEGSQIIVVLKDLNFEGQSITLDQQRPWLLRQVEIDTHFLRGLNVLDYSLLVAHQPLHHDERHQSLSFATLIMRTKKSVNPGSTPIHAGTAAVPGSVPEEDSTLLLCKTDGSCLMQSQADVASSGDTLQMYPEHAEPGSDAAELPDFQAQNRRLLPNLKNPLHIIDGPEQRYFIGIIDIFTVYSFKKRLEHLWKRLRHPGRSFSTVSPQTYCLRLSHWVQDHTK; from the exons ATGGAGATGTCAGCAGCTGCAGGTAGCCTGGGTATGTCTGGTCACCGTCAGCGCTCAGTGAAGAGAAGGAGGTGGGGAGGTTTGAGGCAGCAGTGGAAGCTTCTGGGCTTGTTTGAGATCGATCAGCAGCATGAGTTCTACAGCCTGACTTGCATGATGAAGGAGGGATTGGCAGCAGCCACCCAAAACACCATTGACAATGCACCCGCA AATGAGCTGTCAGATGATGATTTCAGATTAAAGGTCACTCAGATTCATAAG gattTTACAATGGAGACGTTTGCAGGCCCGGTGTTTTCCAGCCTGCGTGGCTCTTTAGGAATGACAGAGCAGGAATATCAGCAGTCTCTCTGCTCTGAAAACTGCTACCTCCAGTTCATTAGCAACTCCAAGAGCAAGGCCGACTTCTTCCTGAC AAATGATAAACGCTTCTTTTTGAAGACCCAGAACAAAAGGGAAATCAAATTCCTTCTGTCCAACCTGAAGATCTACATGGAACATCTGAGGAAATACCCCCATTCATTGCTGGTCAAGTTCCTAg GTGTTCACAGGATCAAAATCCCACACAGGCGTAAG AAATACTTCATTGTTATGCAAAGTGTGTTTTATCCTGATGATCGAATCATTGCCAG GTATGACATTAAGGGCTGTGAGGTGAGTCGTTGGACGGCGCCTGCACCAGAGGGAAGCCAGATTATTGTGGTTCTCAAAGACCTCAACTTTGAAGGCCAGTCCATCACTCTGG acCAGCAGCGTCCCTGGCTCCTGCGGCAGGTGGAGATCGACACACACTTCCTCCGGGGGCTCAACGTGTTGGACTACAGTCTCCTCGTGGCCCATCAGCCCTTACACCACGATGAACGCCACCAGAGTCTCTCCTTCGCTACTCTAATTATGAGAACCAAAAA ATCTGTGAATCCAGGCTCCACCCCTATCCACGCAGGCACAGCTGCTGTGCCTGGGTCAGTCCCAGAAGAGGACTCCACCTTACTGTTGTGTAAAACAGATGGCAGCTGTTTGATGCAATCACAAGCAGACGTTGCATCAAGTGGTGACACGCTTCAAATGTACCCAGAGCATGCAGAGCCAGGCAGTGACGCAGCTGAGCTTCCTGACTTCCAAGCCCAAAACCGACGTTTGCTACCCAACTTAAAGAATCCTCTGCACATCATTGATGGGCCTGAGCAGCGCTACTTCATCGGCatcattgacatttttacagtttacagttttAAGAAGAGGCTGGAGCATTTGTGGAAGAGGCTGAGACATCCAGGCCGATCCTTCTCTACCGTCAGTCCACAGACTTACTGCCTCAGGCTAAGTCACTGGGTACAGGACCATACTAAGTAG